A part of Mesoplodon densirostris isolate mMesDen1 chromosome 10, mMesDen1 primary haplotype, whole genome shotgun sequence genomic DNA contains:
- the KBTBD8 gene encoding kelch repeat and BTB domain-containing protein 8 isoform X2, which produces MFTSGLTESTQKEVRIVGVEAESMDLVLNYAYTSRVVLTEANVQALFTAASIFQIPSIQDQCAKYMVSHLDPQNSIGVFIFADHYGHQELGDRSKEYIRKKFLCVTKEQEFLQLTKDQLISILDSDDLNVDREEHVYESIVRWFEHEQNEREVHLPEIFAKCIRFPLMEDTFIEKIPPQFAQAIAKSYVEKGPSSTNGCTQRLGMTASEMIICFDAAHKHSGKKQTVPCLDIFTGRVFKLCKPPNDLREVGILVSPDNDIYIAGGYRPSSSEVSIDHKAENDFWMYDHSTNRWLSKPSLLRARIGCKLVYCCGKMYAIGGRVYEGDGRNSLKSVECYDSRENCWTTVCAMPVAMEFHNAVEYKEKIYVLQGEFFLFYEPQKDYWGFLTPMTVPRIQGLAAVYKNSIYYIAGTCGNHQRMFTVEAYDIELNKWTRKKDFPCDESINPYLKLVLFQNKLHLFVRATQVTVEEHVFRTSRKNSLYQYDDITDQWMKVYETPDRLWDLGRHFECAVAKLYPQCLQKVL; this is translated from the exons ATGTTCACTAGCGGCCTTACAGAAAGCACTCAAAAAGAAGTTCGAATCGTTGGTGTTGAAGCTGAGTCGATGGATTTAGTGTTGAACTATGCCTATACCTCCAGAGTTGTTCTGACAGAGGCCAATGTTCAAGCCTTGTTCACTGCAGCTAGCATCTTCCAGATTCCCTCCATCCAAGACCAATGTGCTAAGTACATGGTCAGTCATTTGGACCCACAGAATTCTATTGGAGTCTTCATCTTTGCTGATCATTATGGTCATCAGGAACTCGGAGATCGATCTAAAGAATACATTCGTAAAAAGTTCCTGTGTGTCACCAAAGAACAAGAGTTTCTTCAGTTGACGAAAGACCAACTGATAAGTATCCTAGACAGTGACGATTTAAATGTAGACCGGGAAGAGCATGTTTATGAGAGCATTGTAAGGTGGTTTGAACATGAACAGAATGAAAGAGAAGTGCACCTTCCAGAAATTTTTGCCAAATGCATACGTTTTCCTCTGATGGAAGACACCTTTATAGAGAAAATTCCACCTCAATTTGCACAGGCTATAGCCAAAAGCTATGTGGAAAAGGGACCATCCAGTACCAATGGCTGTACACAGAGACTTGGGATGACTGCATCGGAAATGATCATATGTTTTGATGCTGCCCACAAACACTCAGGAAAGAAGCAAACAGTGCCTTGTCTAGATATATTCACAGGAAGAGTGTTTAAACTATGCAAACCACCAAATGATCTAAGAGAAGTTGGGATTCTCGTATCACCAGATAATGATATTTACATAGCAGGAGGGTACAGGCCAAGCAGTAGTGAGGTCTCCATCGACCACAAGGCAGAAAATGATTTCTGGATGTATGACCATTCCACTAATAGGTGGCTATCCAAACCGTCCTTGCTTCGAGCCAGAATAGGCTGTAAACTGGTGTATTGCTGTGGTAAGATGTATGCAATCGGAGGGCGAGTTTATGAAGGCGATGGGAGAAACTCACTAAAATCTGTGGAGTGCTACGACAGCAGAGAGAACTGCTGGACGACCGTTTGTGCCATGCCTGTTGCTATGGAGTTTCATAATGCTGTGGAGTACAAAGAGAAGATCTATGTTTTACAGG gagAATTTTTCCTCTTCTATGAGCCTCAGAAAGACTACTGGGGTTTCTTAACCCCCATGACTGTGCCTAGAATCCAGGGCTTAGCAGCTGTATACAAGAACTCTATCTACTACATAGCTGGAACCTGTGGAAATCATCAGCGGATGTTTACTGTAGAAGCCTATGATATTGAGCTCAATAAATGGACTCGTAAGAAGGACTTTCCTTGTGATGAGTCCATAAACCCATACCTTAAACTGGTACTTTTCCAGAATAAACTCCATTTATTTGTTCGAGCTACTCAAGTGACCGTTGAAGAACATGTCTTCAGAACCAGCAGAAAAAATTCTCTTTACCAATATGATGACATCACTGACCAATGGATGAAAGTGTATGAGACCCCAGATCGGCTCTGGGACCTTGGCCGGCATTTTGAATGTGCTGTTGCTAAACTCTATCCTCAGTGTCTTCAGAAAGTACTTTAA
- the KBTBD8 gene encoding kelch repeat and BTB domain-containing protein 8 isoform X1: MAASADLSKSSPTPNGIPSSDTANDAMDPFHACSILKQLKTMYDEGQLTDIVVEVDHGKTFSCHRNVLAAISPYFRSMFTSGLTESTQKEVRIVGVEAESMDLVLNYAYTSRVVLTEANVQALFTAASIFQIPSIQDQCAKYMVSHLDPQNSIGVFIFADHYGHQELGDRSKEYIRKKFLCVTKEQEFLQLTKDQLISILDSDDLNVDREEHVYESIVRWFEHEQNEREVHLPEIFAKCIRFPLMEDTFIEKIPPQFAQAIAKSYVEKGPSSTNGCTQRLGMTASEMIICFDAAHKHSGKKQTVPCLDIFTGRVFKLCKPPNDLREVGILVSPDNDIYIAGGYRPSSSEVSIDHKAENDFWMYDHSTNRWLSKPSLLRARIGCKLVYCCGKMYAIGGRVYEGDGRNSLKSVECYDSRENCWTTVCAMPVAMEFHNAVEYKEKIYVLQGEFFLFYEPQKDYWGFLTPMTVPRIQGLAAVYKNSIYYIAGTCGNHQRMFTVEAYDIELNKWTRKKDFPCDESINPYLKLVLFQNKLHLFVRATQVTVEEHVFRTSRKNSLYQYDDITDQWMKVYETPDRLWDLGRHFECAVAKLYPQCLQKVL, from the exons ATGGCCGCGTCGGCAG ATTTAAGTAAGTCTTCCCCAACACCGAATGGGATTCCATCTTCAGACACAGCCAACGATGCCATGGACCCCTTCCATGCTTGCAGTATTCTAAAGCAACTCAAAACAATGTACGATGAAGGACAGCTGACAGACATTGTAGTGGAAGTGGATCACGGGAAAACATTTTCCTGTCATAGAAACGTTCTTGCTGCAATCAGCCCTTACTTCAG ATCCATGTTCACTAGCGGCCTTACAGAAAGCACTCAAAAAGAAGTTCGAATCGTTGGTGTTGAAGCTGAGTCGATGGATTTAGTGTTGAACTATGCCTATACCTCCAGAGTTGTTCTGACAGAGGCCAATGTTCAAGCCTTGTTCACTGCAGCTAGCATCTTCCAGATTCCCTCCATCCAAGACCAATGTGCTAAGTACATGGTCAGTCATTTGGACCCACAGAATTCTATTGGAGTCTTCATCTTTGCTGATCATTATGGTCATCAGGAACTCGGAGATCGATCTAAAGAATACATTCGTAAAAAGTTCCTGTGTGTCACCAAAGAACAAGAGTTTCTTCAGTTGACGAAAGACCAACTGATAAGTATCCTAGACAGTGACGATTTAAATGTAGACCGGGAAGAGCATGTTTATGAGAGCATTGTAAGGTGGTTTGAACATGAACAGAATGAAAGAGAAGTGCACCTTCCAGAAATTTTTGCCAAATGCATACGTTTTCCTCTGATGGAAGACACCTTTATAGAGAAAATTCCACCTCAATTTGCACAGGCTATAGCCAAAAGCTATGTGGAAAAGGGACCATCCAGTACCAATGGCTGTACACAGAGACTTGGGATGACTGCATCGGAAATGATCATATGTTTTGATGCTGCCCACAAACACTCAGGAAAGAAGCAAACAGTGCCTTGTCTAGATATATTCACAGGAAGAGTGTTTAAACTATGCAAACCACCAAATGATCTAAGAGAAGTTGGGATTCTCGTATCACCAGATAATGATATTTACATAGCAGGAGGGTACAGGCCAAGCAGTAGTGAGGTCTCCATCGACCACAAGGCAGAAAATGATTTCTGGATGTATGACCATTCCACTAATAGGTGGCTATCCAAACCGTCCTTGCTTCGAGCCAGAATAGGCTGTAAACTGGTGTATTGCTGTGGTAAGATGTATGCAATCGGAGGGCGAGTTTATGAAGGCGATGGGAGAAACTCACTAAAATCTGTGGAGTGCTACGACAGCAGAGAGAACTGCTGGACGACCGTTTGTGCCATGCCTGTTGCTATGGAGTTTCATAATGCTGTGGAGTACAAAGAGAAGATCTATGTTTTACAGG gagAATTTTTCCTCTTCTATGAGCCTCAGAAAGACTACTGGGGTTTCTTAACCCCCATGACTGTGCCTAGAATCCAGGGCTTAGCAGCTGTATACAAGAACTCTATCTACTACATAGCTGGAACCTGTGGAAATCATCAGCGGATGTTTACTGTAGAAGCCTATGATATTGAGCTCAATAAATGGACTCGTAAGAAGGACTTTCCTTGTGATGAGTCCATAAACCCATACCTTAAACTGGTACTTTTCCAGAATAAACTCCATTTATTTGTTCGAGCTACTCAAGTGACCGTTGAAGAACATGTCTTCAGAACCAGCAGAAAAAATTCTCTTTACCAATATGATGACATCACTGACCAATGGATGAAAGTGTATGAGACCCCAGATCGGCTCTGGGACCTTGGCCGGCATTTTGAATGTGCTGTTGCTAAACTCTATCCTCAGTGTCTTCAGAAAGTACTTTAA